Below is a window of Candidatus Latescibacterota bacterium DNA.
TGGGGGTGTCTGCGAACGGGGAAGAAAGGGGTTGACTCGGGGAGATTTTCCTTTATTTTTTGAGGGTTTGGTAATACAATGGCGGGATGAGAAAAGGTGCTTGAGGAGCAGGAAAATGCGGCCTGAGACATCACTTGAAAAAGCAAGCGCGATTCTACCAAAAGTGTTCAGAGCAATGGGCCTTGAAAGCAGGATAGAAGCTGTGAGGCTCCGAGCGGAATGGGTGGAGGTCGTCGGCGAAACGGTTGCGGCTAGATGTCGGCCCGGAGATGTTCACGAAGGCACCCTTTTTGTGATGGTGGAAAACAATGTCTGGATGCAGGAGATCAGGTTTCACCAGGACAGGATAATTAGACGGATCAGGGAG
It encodes the following:
- a CDS encoding DUF721 domain-containing protein; translated protein: MRPETSLEKASAILPKVFRAMGLESRIEAVRLRAEWVEVVGETVAARCRPGDVHEGTLFVMVENNVWMQEIRFHQDRIIRRIRERFPGLGVRGIRLFIERERNEG